One Streptomyces sp. R28 DNA window includes the following coding sequences:
- a CDS encoding spermidine synthase, with translation MPTSYDIPEVLDRREGPYGEIVLRQHGELLQIIANGCFLMDTSDGRSERLLVDAALGALAGRPDPVVLIGGLGVGFSLAHAAADPRPGRITVVEREPAIIGWHLDGPLSGFSAGALADPRTEILETDLLAHVTETYDTYDALCLDIDNGPGWTVTEGNDSLYSPAGLAACAGALRPGGVLAVWSAQPSPEFEETLRNAGFQQVRTEEIPVARGVPDVVHLAVRPG, from the coding sequence ATGCCCACTTCGTACGACATCCCCGAAGTCCTGGACCGTCGCGAGGGCCCGTACGGCGAGATCGTGCTGCGGCAGCACGGCGAACTGCTTCAGATCATCGCGAACGGCTGCTTTTTGATGGACACCTCCGACGGGCGTTCGGAGCGGTTACTGGTCGACGCGGCGCTCGGCGCGTTGGCCGGACGGCCGGACCCGGTGGTGCTGATCGGCGGGCTCGGCGTCGGTTTCTCGCTCGCACACGCCGCCGCCGATCCGCGCCCCGGACGGATCACCGTCGTCGAGCGAGAGCCCGCGATTATCGGCTGGCACCTCGACGGTCCGTTGTCCGGTTTCTCCGCCGGTGCCCTCGCCGATCCGCGCACCGAGATTCTGGAAACGGATCTGCTGGCGCACGTAACTGAGACTTACGACACGTATGACGCTCTGTGTCTCGACATCGACAACGGACCCGGCTGGACCGTCACCGAGGGCAACGACAGCCTGTACTCACCGGCCGGACTGGCGGCCTGCGCAGGGGCGTTGAGGCCGGGTGGGGTGCTGGCCGTATGGTCGGCCCAGCCCTCTCCGGAATTCGAAGAAACCTTGCGTAATGCCGGATTCCAACAGGTGCGTACCGAAGAGATCCCCGTTGCCCGGGGCGTTCCGGACGTCGTGCACCTCGCCGTCCGACCTGGATAG
- a CDS encoding rhomboid-like protein, which produces MPGSAPEPGVAELLNGMPRQRGPRGVATVPAPPPLLPVLAEATTSAPPAPGGTRAFHPWRLLPTPTGTPFTFAYAAVLAVTSLVTAYADPALVRTLHQGSSTDVAHLVRTPVLVLLASALWIAGEFLGPYTLGLLLVLTALERRIGGTRTAVVFLTGHVLATLATEVPVGLAVLVGHLPDSSLSRLDYGISFGVAASTGALAGLLRPWLRWPVLALFGGMLVQDLLNFTDPLTNWGHLMSLAIGVGMWPVVRRWRAAPSKSVSADRG; this is translated from the coding sequence ATGCCGGGCTCTGCTCCGGAGCCGGGCGTGGCCGAGCTGCTGAACGGGATGCCGCGGCAGCGCGGACCGCGGGGCGTCGCCACGGTGCCCGCGCCGCCGCCCTTGCTCCCGGTCCTCGCCGAGGCCACGACGAGCGCGCCGCCCGCGCCCGGAGGAACCCGCGCCTTCCACCCCTGGCGCCTGCTCCCCACCCCCACCGGCACGCCGTTCACCTTCGCCTACGCCGCCGTACTGGCCGTCACCTCGCTGGTCACCGCGTACGCCGACCCCGCCCTCGTGCGCACCCTGCACCAAGGCTCCAGCACCGATGTCGCGCACCTCGTGCGGACGCCTGTGCTGGTGCTGCTCGCCAGCGCGCTGTGGATCGCCGGCGAGTTCCTGGGGCCGTACACGCTCGGCCTCCTGCTCGTGCTCACCGCGCTGGAGCGGCGGATCGGCGGTACGCGCACGGCCGTTGTCTTCCTGACCGGGCATGTCCTGGCCACCCTCGCGACCGAGGTCCCGGTGGGGCTCGCGGTGCTGGTCGGCCACCTCCCCGACAGCTCGCTGTCCCGCCTCGACTACGGCATCAGCTTCGGCGTCGCCGCGAGCACCGGCGCGCTGGCCGGACTGCTGCGCCCCTGGCTGCGGTGGCCGGTGCTGGCGCTGTTCGGCGGGATGCTGGTCCAGGACCTGCTGAACTTCACGGATCCGCTGACCAATTGGGGGCATCTGATGTCCCTGGCCATCGGGGTCGGGATGTGGCCGGTGGTGCGGCGGTGGCGCGCCGCACCCTCGAAGTCGGTGTCAGCCGACCGGGGGTGA
- a CDS encoding GNAT family N-acetyltransferase yields the protein MTDTEILLAAYDDQMRGAPPIPPTGVTYEQDGPLLRIVGGFRGLVSGPRSLGVRDAELDRLITRQCDYFAARGEAVEWKTRSHDDPADLTDRLREAGFVPEDEETVLIGSAAGMAVRQPDLPEGVTLRRVTADADMRRIAAMESAVWGEDWSWLADDLIGRVAAAPEEISVHVAEADGEVVSAAWLVFRAGTEFASLWGGSTLAGWRGRGIYRALVATRAALAVARGVTYLHVDASDDSAPILRRLGFEAVTTTTPYVWSPPVG from the coding sequence GTGACGGACACAGAGATCCTTCTGGCGGCCTACGACGACCAGATGCGCGGCGCGCCCCCGATCCCGCCCACCGGGGTGACGTATGAACAGGACGGCCCCCTGCTGCGGATCGTCGGCGGATTCCGGGGCCTCGTCAGCGGCCCGCGCTCGCTCGGCGTACGCGACGCCGAGCTCGATCGGCTCATCACCCGGCAGTGCGACTACTTCGCGGCGCGTGGTGAGGCGGTGGAGTGGAAGACCCGCTCCCACGACGACCCGGCCGACCTCACCGACCGCCTGCGCGAGGCGGGCTTCGTGCCCGAGGACGAGGAGACGGTCCTGATCGGAAGCGCCGCCGGCATGGCCGTACGGCAGCCGGACCTTCCCGAGGGCGTGACGCTGCGCCGAGTCACGGCGGACGCGGACATGCGCCGGATCGCCGCGATGGAGTCGGCGGTGTGGGGTGAGGACTGGAGTTGGCTCGCCGACGACCTGATCGGCCGGGTCGCGGCGGCCCCGGAGGAGATCTCCGTCCATGTGGCCGAGGCGGACGGCGAAGTCGTCTCGGCAGCGTGGCTGGTGTTCCGGGCGGGCACCGAGTTCGCGAGCCTGTGGGGCGGTTCGACGCTGGCCGGGTGGCGGGGCCGCGGCATCTACCGCGCGCTGGTCGCCACCCGTGCCGCGCTCGCCGTCGCCCGCGGTGTCACCTACCTGCACGTCGACGCGTCCGACGACAGCGCGCCCATCCTGCGGCGGCTGGGGTTCGAGGCGGTGACGACGACGACGCCTTACGTGTGGTCACCCCCGGTCGGCTGA
- the lon gene encoding endopeptidase La, with protein MALTSTPLTLPVLPLDDEVVLPGMVVPLDLNDADVRAAVEAAQAAARSEPGKPRVLLVPRIDGTYASTGVLGTVEQVGRLADGDPGALIRGRGRVKIGAGTTGPGAALWVEGTRVDESVPEPLPGQVTDLVKEYKALATAWLRKRGAWQVVDRVQAIDDVSALADNSGYSPFLSTEQKVELLETADPVVRLKLATQHLRDHLAEQDVAETIAKDVQEGVDKQQREFLLRRQLEAVRKELRELNGEQDGEESDDYRARVEAADLPEKVREAALKEVDKLERSSDQSPEGSWIRTWLDTVLELPWNERTEDAYDIQGAKGVLDAEHAGLEDVKERITEYLAVRKRRNDRGLGVVGGRRGGAVLALVGPPGVGKTSLGESVAHAMGRKFVRVALGGVRDEAEIRGHRRTYVGALPGRIVRAIKEAGSMNPVVLLDEIDKVGSDFRGDPAAALLEVLDPAQNHTFRDHYLEVELDLSDVVFLATANVLEAIPEALLDRMELVRLDGYTEDEKVVIARDHLLPRQLERAGLAKDEVTLDESALRKLAGEYTREAGVRTLERSIARLLRKVAAQHELGERKLPFTITDGDLRALIGRPHHVPESAQDPAERRTAVPGVATGLAVTGAGGDVLFVEASLADPETGAAGLTLTGQLGDVMKESAQIALSFLRSHGAELELPVADLKDRGVHIHFPAGAVPKDGPSAGITMTTALASLLSGRLVRTDVAMTGEVSLTGRVLPIGGVKQKLLAAHRAGVTTVVIPKRNEPDLDDVPAEVLDKLDVHAVTDVRQVLELALSPATNGAAPEVPIAA; from the coding sequence ATGGCTTTGACGTCCACACCGCTCACCCTGCCTGTGCTGCCGCTCGACGACGAGGTCGTGCTGCCCGGAATGGTGGTCCCGCTGGACCTGAACGACGCCGATGTACGCGCCGCGGTGGAGGCCGCGCAGGCGGCCGCCCGGTCCGAGCCGGGAAAGCCACGGGTGCTCCTGGTGCCGCGCATCGACGGGACGTACGCGAGCACCGGTGTGCTCGGCACCGTCGAGCAGGTCGGCCGGCTGGCCGACGGTGACCCGGGTGCCCTGATCCGCGGTCGCGGCCGCGTGAAGATCGGCGCCGGGACGACCGGACCGGGTGCGGCGCTGTGGGTAGAGGGGACGCGGGTCGACGAGAGCGTGCCCGAGCCGCTGCCCGGACAGGTCACCGACCTGGTCAAGGAATACAAGGCGCTCGCCACCGCCTGGCTGCGCAAGCGCGGCGCCTGGCAGGTCGTCGACCGCGTCCAGGCCATCGACGACGTCTCGGCCCTCGCCGACAACTCCGGTTACTCGCCCTTCCTGTCCACCGAGCAGAAGGTGGAGCTCCTGGAGACCGCCGACCCGGTCGTCCGTCTCAAGCTCGCCACCCAGCACCTGCGCGACCACCTCGCCGAGCAGGACGTCGCCGAGACCATCGCCAAGGACGTCCAGGAGGGCGTCGACAAGCAGCAGCGCGAGTTCCTGCTGCGCCGTCAGCTGGAGGCCGTCCGCAAGGAACTGCGCGAGCTGAACGGCGAGCAGGACGGCGAGGAGTCCGACGACTACCGCGCCCGCGTCGAGGCCGCCGACCTGCCGGAGAAGGTCCGCGAGGCGGCCCTCAAGGAGGTCGACAAACTGGAGCGGTCCAGCGACCAGTCGCCCGAGGGGTCGTGGATCCGGACGTGGCTCGACACCGTCCTCGAACTCCCCTGGAACGAGCGGACCGAGGACGCGTACGACATCCAGGGCGCCAAGGGCGTGCTGGACGCCGAGCACGCGGGCCTGGAGGACGTGAAGGAACGCATCACCGAGTACCTCGCGGTGCGCAAGCGCCGTAACGACCGCGGCCTGGGTGTCGTCGGCGGCCGGCGTGGCGGAGCCGTGCTGGCGCTGGTGGGCCCGCCCGGCGTCGGCAAGACGTCGCTCGGCGAGTCCGTGGCGCACGCCATGGGCCGGAAGTTCGTCCGGGTCGCCCTCGGCGGCGTCCGCGACGAGGCCGAGATCCGCGGCCACCGCCGTACCTACGTCGGTGCGCTGCCCGGCCGGATCGTGCGCGCGATCAAGGAGGCCGGTTCGATGAACCCGGTCGTCCTCCTCGACGAGATCGACAAGGTGGGGTCCGATTTCCGCGGCGACCCGGCGGCGGCCCTCCTCGAGGTCCTGGACCCGGCGCAGAACCACACCTTCCGCGACCACTACCTGGAAGTGGAACTGGACCTGTCGGACGTCGTCTTCCTCGCCACCGCCAACGTCCTGGAAGCCATCCCGGAGGCCCTGCTCGACCGTATGGAGCTGGTCCGCCTCGACGGCTACACCGAGGACGAGAAGGTCGTCATCGCCCGCGACCACCTGCTCCCGCGTCAGCTGGAGCGGGCGGGCCTGGCGAAGGACGAGGTGACGCTCGACGAGAGCGCGCTGCGCAAGCTCGCCGGCGAGTACACACGCGAGGCGGGCGTCCGCACGCTGGAGCGCTCGATCGCCCGGCTCTTGCGCAAGGTCGCGGCCCAGCACGAACTGGGCGAGCGGAAGCTGCCGTTCACCATCACGGACGGTGACCTGCGCGCCCTGATCGGCCGGCCGCACCATGTGCCCGAGTCCGCCCAGGACCCGGCGGAGCGCCGTACGGCCGTGCCGGGTGTGGCGACGGGCCTCGCGGTGACCGGCGCGGGCGGTGACGTGCTGTTCGTGGAGGCGTCGCTGGCCGACCCGGAGACGGGTGCGGCGGGTCTGACCCTGACGGGCCAACTGGGTGACGTGATGAAGGAGAGCGCACAGATCGCCCTGTCCTTCCTCCGCTCGCACGGCGCCGAACTGGAGCTGCCCGTCGCCGATCTGAAGGACCGGGGCGTGCACATCCACTTCCCGGCGGGTGCGGTGCCGAAGGACGGTCCGAGCGCGGGCATCACGATGACGACGGCGCTGGCCTCGCTGCTGTCGGGCCGTCTGGTCCGCACGGACGTGGCGATGACGGGCGAGGTCTCCCTGACCGGCCGGGTCCTGCCCATCGGCGGTGTGAAGCAGAAGCTGCTGGCCGCGCACCGGGCGGGCGTCACGACCGTCGTCATCCCCAAGCGCAACGAGCCCGACCTGGACGACGTCCCGGCCGAGGTGCTGGACAAGCTCGACGTCCACGCCGTGACCGACGTCCGCCAGGTCCTGGAACTGGCGCTGTCGCCGGCCACCAACGGCGCGGCTCCCGAGGTTCCGATCGCGGCGTGA
- a CDS encoding lysozyme yields the protein MPVHRSEPPRPRRPHLAGLLLTAALSLLFATQPSPASADDPPPIDDTPPRGSAYMGMGVLAHDGTDGVPVDDLAAKAEGVDVSSHQGDVAWSTLWDSGVKGAYVKATEGTYYTNPSYAQQYSGSYDVGMIRGAYHFATPDTTNGATQADYFVDHGGGWSRDGKTLPGALDIEWNPYGDACYGKTPSAMVTWIRDFLTRYKARTGRDAVIYTATSWWKQCTGNHSGFASAHPLWIARYASAVGELPAGWSYYTAWQYTSSGPTVGDHNRFNGALDRVQALANG from the coding sequence ATGCCCGTGCACAGATCCGAACCGCCCCGCCCCCGGCGCCCGCACCTCGCCGGGCTCCTGCTCACCGCCGCCCTCTCTCTCCTGTTCGCCACCCAACCCTCCCCCGCCTCCGCCGACGACCCCCCGCCCATCGACGACACCCCGCCCCGCGGCTCCGCTTACATGGGCATGGGCGTCCTGGCCCACGACGGCACGGACGGCGTCCCCGTCGATGACCTGGCCGCCAAGGCGGAAGGCGTCGACGTCTCCAGCCACCAGGGCGACGTCGCCTGGTCGACGCTGTGGGACAGCGGGGTGAAGGGGGCCTACGTGAAGGCCACCGAGGGGACCTACTACACCAACCCCTCATACGCCCAGCAGTACAGCGGCTCCTACGACGTCGGCATGATCCGCGGCGCCTACCACTTCGCCACCCCGGACACCACCAATGGCGCAACCCAGGCCGACTACTTCGTCGACCACGGCGGCGGCTGGTCCCGCGACGGCAAGACCCTGCCGGGCGCCCTCGACATCGAGTGGAACCCGTACGGCGACGCCTGCTACGGCAAGACCCCGAGCGCGATGGTCACCTGGATCCGCGACTTCCTGACCCGGTACAAGGCCCGCACCGGCCGCGACGCCGTCATCTACACGGCGACGAGCTGGTGGAAGCAGTGCACCGGCAACCACAGCGGCTTCGCCTCCGCCCACCCGCTGTGGATCGCCCGGTACGCGTCGGCGGTGGGCGAGCTTCCGGCGGGCTGGAGCTACTACACCGCCTGGCAGTACACGTCCTCCGGGCCGACCGTCGGCGACCACAACAGGTTCAACGGCGCACTGGACCGCGTGCAGGCCCTGGCGAACGGCTGA
- a CDS encoding MarR family winged helix-turn-helix transcriptional regulator, translating to MHEDGNGDGRQAGSGGAPSGGVSGTGVGRPEFLDLERELTVLFRRARAKQGEMAREVHPDLESAAYGLLVRLDEYGRQRATDLAAYIGVGKATMSRQLRALEDLGLVAREPDPADGRAWLVHLTEVGRSRVGRVREARRERYVSQFAQWDPREVAELARLLHQLNLGMEKQ from the coding sequence GTGCACGAAGACGGAAACGGCGATGGGCGCCAAGCTGGATCCGGGGGTGCCCCCTCTGGGGGAGTGTCCGGAACCGGTGTGGGCCGGCCTGAATTCCTGGACCTGGAGCGCGAGCTGACGGTGTTGTTCCGGCGGGCCCGGGCCAAGCAGGGCGAGATGGCCCGCGAGGTCCACCCGGACCTGGAGTCGGCGGCGTACGGGCTCCTGGTCCGTCTCGACGAGTACGGCCGGCAACGCGCGACCGACCTCGCCGCCTATATCGGCGTCGGCAAGGCCACCATGTCCCGTCAGCTCCGGGCGCTGGAGGACCTGGGGCTGGTCGCGCGTGAGCCGGATCCTGCCGACGGGCGGGCCTGGCTGGTGCACCTCACGGAGGTGGGGCGCAGCCGGGTCGGCAGGGTGCGGGAGGCGCGGCGGGAGCGGTACGTCAGTCAGTTCGCGCAGTGGGACCCGCGGGAGGTCGCGGAACTGGCGAGGCTGCTGCACCAGTTGAACCTGGGGATGGAGAAGCAGTAA
- a CDS encoding ATP-binding protein, whose protein sequence is MERILTNLVANALRHGASPVTVEVDVATDAETDRGGAGPVVRIRDHGSGCPVVPIRDHGPGFPPELLAVVTASGQARLLGARPTFHNHPDGGDGGDPASAYCFSIPRFNWCSSLASSATSRGSHCAN, encoded by the coding sequence GTGGAGCGCATCCTCACCAACCTGGTCGCCAACGCGCTGCGGCACGGCGCCTCGCCGGTGACGGTCGAGGTGGACGTCGCGACGGACGCCGAAACGGACAGGGGCGGCGCCGGGCCGGTCGTCCGGATCCGCGACCACGGCTCCGGTTGCCCGGTCGTCCCGATCCGCGACCACGGCCCCGGCTTCCCGCCCGAACTGCTGGCCGTCGTCACCGCCTCCGGCCAGGCCCGGCTGCTCGGCGCCCGCCCGACCTTCCACAACCATCCCGACGGAGGTGACGGAGGCGACCCTGCGTCTGCTTACTGCTTCTCCATCCCCAGGTTCAACTGGTGCAGCAGCCTCGCCAGTTCCGCGACCTCCCGCGGGTCCCACTGCGCGAACTGA
- a CDS encoding histidine kinase dimerization/phospho-acceptor domain-containing protein yields the protein MTADIAHEPRTPVAAMVTATGLLPPGPATDLVAGGVRKLRGLVEDVLEVARLDAHAVAVETGPRQVSAMARRSVAGLDGAQGRVDVRIVADTPRRPIRGVWSASSPTWSPTRCGTAPRR from the coding sequence GTGACCGCCGACATCGCGCACGAACCGCGCACCCCCGTCGCCGCCATGGTCACCGCGACCGGCCTGCTGCCGCCCGGCCCGGCCACCGACCTGGTGGCGGGCGGGGTGCGCAAGCTGCGCGGGCTGGTCGAGGACGTCCTGGAGGTCGCCCGCCTCGACGCCCACGCGGTGGCGGTGGAGACCGGGCCCCGCCAGGTCAGCGCGATGGCCCGCCGCTCGGTCGCCGGGCTCGACGGGGCGCAGGGGCGGGTGGACGTGCGGATCGTCGCGGACACGCCGCGGAGACCGATCCGCGGCGTGTGGAGCGCATCCTCACCAACCTGGTCGCCAACGCGCTGCGGCACGGCGCCTCGCCGGTGA
- a CDS encoding HAMP domain-containing protein encodes MDARIGPQGRDEIARLAASVNTMADARSVPGWRPSAG; translated from the coding sequence CTGGACGCCCGTATCGGCCCGCAAGGGCGGGACGAGATCGCCCGGCTCGCCGCATCCGTGAACACCATGGCCGACGCGCGCTCGGTGCCCGGCTGGAGGCCGAGCGCCGGGTGA
- a CDS encoding nitrate- and nitrite sensing domain-containing protein, which produces MRAPVQKMRPRRSGKQTSSAGGAQSTPGTTHGTTNGTTADVAPAGKGRPTHVRNRLIVAVTVVAAAIAGAGVPSVVAASGQLHDSQKLVTLAEQTEDALTLAHSLADERDEVTSYVAAGRPKSKAPSEQRSVRVDRQVEELRADTDTPASLRADLDDIAALRRAALTGKSTALEAHKAYSVTITELHRLAEQLAEQMPPRAGAGAYALAELDSAVQQAAAARGLLLAALSVPTTTETVIDPITGLATTRKTSSDADAKQRAALGAAAQQARLRSDAALADFHETAPKTARTSYDSTVNGPEVATAERYLAALTDEAVLSDRDLATNTQRAEAALSSRVDLMRGVESALYDRRTKALEQLRDDDVTALEIRIAILGALMLLAVGVATGMARSLTRPLAVLRLGSARLAQAEDLAAEEPVKFTGRKDEFAQVVNSVNALHAHAVALHERIATLESDRKHLVGQRQKMADAREELRTELADSAAQLERLRDTIGSTFVNLALRTLGLVERQLTVIESLEEREQDPDRLATLFKLDHFATVMRRHSENFLVLAGTEHVQQHAGPVPLVDVVRAAVSEIERYERVRIAALPPHAHVAGFAADDLSHLLAELMENASSFSPPDLPVEVSGWLLESGEVMLSVHDEGIGMTAERMTRLNSRLAEFDPEATYDQEGDDGLGLGLYVVARLAHRHGIRVQLREQKQGGVAAVAVLPGGLLAAAPAAAVPSESPHHTGTQTFSLPGADAEANSNVLRGRAKSGDPLVALVEKVVRETAERQPGPGTPEAEQEREHPAETTMELLIPAQPTGEPTPAGQPVSDPEIADSTTEAPTSAAVPATADPASAAVPAADDPATATATVPASATDPATADPAAADGEDAPQGPPAPDDDVRTGGAGGNEPAEGEVEADTTHERVPDHPDHPDHPEEPEEPVTDKGLPKRTPKITTPAQAPRQRTGTVNADALRRRLGGFRRGAEAGYRDVEAEIAEHTGQTEAPTAGSAGSTGRTESEAATGGTVEEASS; this is translated from the coding sequence ATGCGAGCACCGGTGCAGAAGATGCGGCCTCGTCGCTCAGGCAAGCAGACGTCCTCCGCAGGGGGCGCGCAGTCCACGCCCGGCACCACACATGGCACGACGAACGGCACAACGGCCGACGTCGCACCCGCCGGCAAGGGGCGCCCGACTCACGTACGGAACCGGCTGATCGTCGCCGTGACCGTCGTGGCCGCCGCCATCGCCGGAGCCGGAGTGCCCTCGGTCGTCGCCGCCTCCGGGCAACTGCACGACTCCCAGAAGCTGGTGACCCTCGCCGAGCAGACCGAGGACGCGCTCACGCTCGCGCACTCCCTCGCCGACGAGCGCGACGAGGTCACCTCCTATGTCGCCGCCGGACGGCCCAAGTCCAAGGCGCCGAGCGAGCAGCGCAGCGTCCGCGTCGACCGGCAGGTCGAGGAGTTGCGCGCCGACACCGACACGCCCGCCTCGCTGCGCGCCGACCTCGACGACATCGCGGCCCTGCGCAGGGCCGCGCTCACCGGCAAGAGCACCGCGCTGGAAGCGCACAAGGCCTACTCGGTCACCATCACCGAACTCCACCGGCTCGCCGAGCAGCTGGCCGAGCAGATGCCGCCCCGCGCCGGCGCCGGCGCCTACGCCCTCGCCGAGCTGGACTCCGCCGTGCAGCAGGCCGCCGCCGCCCGCGGGCTGCTGCTCGCCGCCCTCAGCGTGCCGACCACCACCGAGACCGTCATCGACCCGATCACCGGCCTCGCGACCACCCGGAAGACCTCCTCGGACGCCGACGCCAAGCAGCGCGCCGCCCTCGGCGCGGCCGCCCAGCAGGCCCGCCTGCGCTCCGACGCCGCCCTCGCCGACTTCCACGAGACCGCTCCCAAGACCGCGCGCACCTCGTACGACTCCACTGTCAACGGCCCCGAGGTCGCCACCGCCGAGCGCTATCTCGCCGCCCTCACCGACGAGGCCGTGCTCTCCGACCGGGACCTGGCCACCAACACCCAGCGTGCCGAGGCCGCCCTCTCCTCCCGCGTCGACCTGATGCGCGGCGTGGAGTCCGCGCTCTACGACCGCCGCACCAAGGCCCTCGAACAGCTCCGCGACGACGACGTCACCGCACTGGAGATCCGCATCGCGATCCTCGGCGCGCTGATGCTGCTCGCCGTGGGCGTCGCCACGGGCATGGCCCGCAGCCTCACCCGGCCCCTCGCCGTCCTGCGGCTCGGCTCCGCCCGGCTGGCCCAGGCCGAGGACCTGGCGGCCGAAGAGCCCGTCAAGTTCACCGGCCGCAAGGACGAGTTCGCCCAGGTCGTCAACTCCGTCAACGCCCTGCACGCGCACGCCGTCGCCCTCCACGAGCGCATCGCCACCCTGGAGTCCGACCGCAAGCACCTCGTCGGGCAGCGCCAGAAGATGGCGGACGCCCGCGAGGAGCTGCGCACCGAACTCGCCGACTCCGCCGCCCAGTTGGAGCGGCTGCGGGACACCATCGGCTCCACCTTCGTGAACCTGGCCCTGCGCACCCTCGGCCTCGTCGAGCGCCAACTCACCGTCATCGAGAGCCTGGAGGAGCGCGAGCAGGACCCCGACCGGCTCGCCACGCTCTTCAAGCTCGACCACTTCGCCACGGTCATGCGCCGGCACAGCGAGAACTTCCTCGTCCTGGCCGGTACCGAGCACGTCCAGCAGCACGCCGGACCGGTTCCGCTCGTCGACGTCGTCCGTGCGGCGGTCAGCGAGATCGAGCGGTACGAGCGGGTCCGCATCGCCGCGCTCCCGCCGCACGCGCACGTGGCGGGCTTCGCGGCCGACGACCTCTCCCACCTCCTGGCCGAGCTGATGGAGAACGCGTCGTCGTTCTCCCCGCCCGACCTGCCCGTCGAGGTCTCCGGCTGGCTGCTGGAGAGCGGCGAGGTCATGCTCTCCGTCCACGACGAGGGCATCGGCATGACCGCCGAGCGCATGACCCGCCTCAACTCCCGCCTCGCCGAATTCGACCCCGAGGCCACCTACGACCAGGAGGGCGACGACGGCCTGGGCCTCGGCCTCTACGTCGTCGCCCGCCTCGCCCACCGCCACGGCATCCGTGTCCAGCTCCGCGAGCAGAAGCAGGGCGGGGTCGCGGCGGTCGCGGTCCTGCCCGGGGGCCTGCTGGCAGCCGCCCCTGCGGCCGCGGTCCCTTCGGAGTCACCGCACCACACCGGCACCCAGACCTTCTCCCTGCCGGGCGCCGACGCGGAGGCCAACTCCAACGTCCTGCGCGGCCGCGCGAAGAGCGGCGACCCGCTGGTCGCGCTGGTGGAGAAGGTCGTACGGGAGACGGCAGAGCGGCAGCCGGGGCCGGGTACCCCTGAGGCCGAGCAGGAGCGGGAGCACCCTGCCGAGACCACGATGGAACTCCTGATCCCGGCCCAGCCGACGGGTGAGCCGACACCCGCCGGGCAGCCGGTATCCGATCCCGAGATCGCGGACTCCACGACCGAAGCCCCCACGTCCGCAGCCGTTCCGGCGACCGCCGATCCCGCGTCTGCAGCTGTTCCCGCAGCTGACGATCCCGCGACCGCGACCGCGACCGTTCCCGCGTCCGCGACCGATCCTGCGACCGCCGATCCCGCGGCCGCCGACGGCGAGGACGCCCCACAGGGGCCACCCGCACCCGACGACGATGTCCGCACCGGTGGTGCGGGTGGGAACGAACCCGCCGAAGGCGAAGTCGAGGCGGACACCACACACGAGCGCGTCCCTGACCACCCCGACCACCCGGACCACCCCGAAGAACCCGAAGAACCCGTCACGGACAAGGGCCTCCCCAAGCGCACCCCGAAGATCACCACCCCGGCCCAGGCCCCGCGCCAGCGGACCGGCACCGTGAACGCCGACGCCCTCCGCAGGAGGCTCGGCGGCTTCCGCAGGGGCGCTGAGGCCGGCTACCGCGACGTAGAGGCGGAGATCGCCGAACACACGGGCCAGACCGAGGCACCGACAGCCGGATCCGCAGGATCCACAGGACGCACCGAATCCGAAGCAGCCACGGGGGGCACAGTCGAGGAGGCAAGCAGTTGA
- a CDS encoding roadblock/LC7 domain-containing protein: MTAPSTFGLSSEARNLHWLLTNLVEEVPGIQSVAVVSSDGLLLLSSDHALNTQARETGRDKPTGPHGSSADLATIVSGIGSLTIGAAKLMQFGGVKHTMVAMDEGSLFVMSISDGSLLGVHGSAECDMSVVAYHMALFVGRAGHVLTPELRSELRKSLETASAGSTR; encoded by the coding sequence TTGACCGCGCCCAGTACCTTCGGACTGAGCAGTGAAGCCCGCAACCTGCACTGGTTGTTGACGAATCTGGTCGAGGAGGTGCCGGGCATCCAGTCAGTCGCGGTGGTCTCCTCCGACGGATTGCTCCTGCTCTCCTCGGACCACGCCCTCAACACCCAGGCCCGGGAAACCGGGAGGGACAAGCCCACCGGCCCCCACGGCTCCTCCGCCGACCTCGCCACCATCGTCTCCGGCATCGGCAGCCTCACCATCGGCGCCGCCAAGCTGATGCAGTTCGGCGGCGTGAAGCACACGATGGTGGCGATGGACGAGGGCAGCCTGTTCGTGATGTCCATCAGCGACGGCTCACTGCTCGGCGTGCACGGCTCCGCGGAGTGCGACATGAGCGTGGTGGCGTACCACATGGCGCTCTTCGTCGGCCGCGCCGGCCACGTCCTGACTCCCGAACTCCGCAGCGAGCTACGGAAGTCCCTCGAGACCGCGTCCGCAGGGAGTACCCGATGA